The following proteins come from a genomic window of Bos mutus isolate GX-2022 chromosome 21, NWIPB_WYAK_1.1, whole genome shotgun sequence:
- the CHRNA5 gene encoding neuronal acetylcholine receptor subunit alpha-5: MAAPGWGRWVLGLGPLLLQVFLPFQLVAGRWGPEGAGGGVRRGLAEPSVVAKHEDSLFKDLFQDYERWVRPVEHLNDRIKIKFGLAISQLVDVDEKNQLMTTNVWLKQEWIDVKLRWNPDDYGGIKLIRVPSDSLWTPDIVLFDNADGRFEGASTKTVVRYDGTVTWTPPANYKSSCTIDVTFFPFDLQNCSMKFGSWTYDGSQVDIILEDQDVDKRDFFDNGEWEIVSATGSKGNRTDSCCWYPYITYSFVIKRLPLFYTLFLIIPCIGLSFLTVLVFYLPSNEGEKICLCTSVLVSLTVFLLVIEEIIPSSSKVIPLIGEYLVFTMIFVTLSIMVTVFAINIHHRSSSTHDAMAPWVRKIFLHKLPKLLCMRSHVDRYFSQKEEARSSRGPRSSRNALEAALDSVRYITRHVMKETDVREVVEDWKFIAQVLDRMFLWTFLLVSVVGSLGLFVPVIYKWANIIVPIHIGNENK; this comes from the exons GATTAGCTGAACCATCCGTTGTTGCCAAACACGAAGATAGTTTGTTTAAGGATTTATTTCAAGACTACGAAAGATGGGTTCGTCCTGTGGAACACCTGAatgacagaataaaaataaagttcgGCCTCGCAATATCTCAGTTAGTGGATGTG gatGAGAAAAATCAGTTAATGACAACCAATGTCTGGTTGAAACAG gaGTGGATAGATGTGAAGTTAAGATGGAACCCTGATGACTACGGTGGAATAAAACTTATACGTGTCCCTTCAGACTCTCTCTGGACTCCAGATATCGTTTTGTTTGATAA tgCAGATGGACGTTTTGAAGGGGCCAGTACCAAAACCGTCGTCAGGTACGACGGCACGGTGACCTGGACTCCACCGGCAAACTACAAAAGTTCATGTACCATCGACGTCACATTTTTCCCATTTGATCTCCAAAACTGTTCCATGAAATTTGGGTCTTGGACTTACGATGGATCACAGGTTGATATAATTTTGGAGGACCAAGATGTAGACAAGAGAGATTTTTTTGATAATGGAGAATGGGAAATTGTCAGCGCAACAGGGAGCAAAGGAAACAGAACCGACAGCTGTTGCTGGTATCCTTACATCACTTACTCGTTTGTAATTAAGCGTCTGCCTCTCTTTTATACCTTGTTCCTCATTATACCCTGTATTGGGCTCTCATTTTTAACTGTACTTGTCTTCTATCTTCCTTCAAATGAAGGTGAAAAGATCTGTCTCTGCACTTCAGTACTTGTGTCTCTGACTGTCTTCCTTCTCGTTATTGAAGAGATCATACCCTCATCTTCCAAAGTCATACCTCTGATTGGAGAGTACCTGGTGTTCACGATGATTTTTGTGACACTGTCTATCATGGTCACTGTCTTTGCTATCAACATTCATCACCGTTCTTCCTCAACGCACGACGCTATGGCTCCGTGGGTCCGCAAGATATTTCTTCACAAGCTACCGAAACTGCTTTGCATGCGAAGTCACGTAGACAGGTACTTCAGTCAGAAGGAGGAAGCTCGGAGCAGCCGTGGACCCAGATCTTCTAGAAACGCCCTGGAAGCTGCACTGGATTCCGTTCGCTATATCACAAGACACGTCATGAAGGAGACCGATGTCCGTGAG gtTGTTGAAGATTGGAAATTCATAGCCCAGGTTCTTGATCGGATGTTTCTGTGGACTTTTCTTCTAGTTTCAGTTGTTGGATCTCTTGGGCTTTTTGTTCCTGTTATCTATAAATGGGCAAATATAATAGTACCAATTCatattggaaatgaaaataagtga
- the CHRNA3 gene encoding neuronal acetylcholine receptor subunit alpha-3: MGAHPRGVRSAKLSPLPAAPLLLLLLLPVASTSDAEHRLFERLFEDYNEIIRPVANVSDPVIIQFEVSMSQLVKVDEVNQIMETNLWLKQIWNDYKLKWNPSDYDGAEFMRVPAQKIWKPDIVLYNNAVGDFQVDDKTKALLKYTGEVTWIPPAIFKSSCKIDVTYFPFDYQNCTMKFGSWSYDKAKIDLVLIGSSMNLKDYWESGEWAIIKAPGYKHDIKYNCCEEIYPDITYSLYIRRLPLFYTINLIIPCLLISFLTVLVFYLPSDCGEKVTLCISVLLSLTVFLLVITETIPSTSLVIPLIGEYLLFTMIFVTLSIVITVFVLNVHYRTPTTHTMPAWVKTIFLNLLPRVMFMTRPASNEGNTQRPRPFYSAELSNLNCFSRIESKVCKEGYPCQDGLCGYCHHRRAKISNFSANLTRSSSSESVDAVLSLSALSPEIKEAIQSVKYIAENMKAQNEAKEIQDDWKYVAMVIDRIFLWVFILVCILGTAGLFLQPLMTRDDA, translated from the exons TGGCCAGCACCTCCGACGCCGAGCATCGCCTGTTTGAGCGCCTGTTTGAAGATTACAACGAGATCATCCGGCCAGTGGCCAATGTGTCTGACCCGGTCATCATCCAGTTTGAGGTGTCCATGTCTCAGCTGGTGAAGGTG GATGAAGTAAACCAGATCATGGAGACTAACCTGTGGCTCAAGCAA ATCTGGAACGACTACAAGCTGAAGTGGAACCCGTCCGACTACGACGGGGCCGAGTTCATGCGCGTCCCTGCGCAGAAGATCTGGAAGCCAGACATTGTACTGTACAACAA TGCTGTTGGGGATTTCCAAGTGGACGACAAGACCAAAGCTTTACTCAAGTACACGGGGGAAGTGACTTGGATCCCCCCAGCCATCTTTAAGAGCTCATGCAAAATTGACGTGACCTACTTCCCGTTTGATTACCAGAACTGCACCATGAAGTTCGGTTCCTGGTCCTACGACAAGGCAAAAATCGACCTGGTCCTGATCGGCTCCTCCATGAACCTCAAGGACTACTGGGAGAGCGGCGAGTGGGCCATCATCAAAGCCCCTGGCTACAAGCACGACATCAAGTACAACTGCTGCGAGGAGATCTACCCGGACATCACCTACTCGCTCTACATCCGGCGCCTGCCCCTGTTCTACACCATCAACCTCATCatcccctgcctgctcatctccttccTGACTGTGCTCGTCTTCTACCTGCCTTCCGACTGCGGTGAGAAGGTGACCCTCTGCATCTCAGTGCTCCTCTCCTTGACCGTGTTTCTCCTGGTGATCACCGAGACCATCCCGTCCACCTCACTGGTGATTCCCCTGATCGGCGAGTACCTGCTCTTCACCATGATCTTTGTAACCTTGTCCATCGTCATCACCGTCTTCGTGCTCAACGTGCACTACAGGACCCCGACCACCCACACGATGCCCGCATGGGTGAAGACCATATTCTTGAACTTGCTTCCCAGGGTCATGTTCATGACCAGGCCAGCAAGCAATGAGGGCAACACTCAGAGGCCAAGACCCTTCTATAGCGCTGAGCTCTCAAACCTGAATTGCTTCAGCCGCATAGAGTCCAAGGTCTGCAAGGAAGGCTACCCCTGCCAGGACGGGCTGTGCGGCTACTGCCACCATCGCAGGGCAAAAATCTCCAATTTCAGTGCCAACCTCACGAGAAGCTCCAGTTCTGAATCTGTTGACGCTGTGCTGTCCCTCTCTGCTCTGTCACCGGAAATCAAAGAAGCTATCCAAAGTGTCAAGTATATTGCTGAAAATATGAAAGCACAAAATGAAGCCAAAGAG atTCAAGACGATTGGAAATATGTTGCCATGGTGATTGATCGTATTTTTCTGTGGGTTTTTATCCTGGTGTGCATTTTAGGGACGGCAGGATTGTTTCTACAACCCTTGATGACCAGGGACGACGC ATAA